The following proteins are encoded in a genomic region of Pirellulales bacterium:
- a CDS encoding sigma-70 family RNA polymerase sigma factor, translating into MPRTKEPDTEELPARARKGDERAGMEALGRQRDRLKNVLTLRMDKRLKARLDPLDVIQESMMVEVPFYVWLRSLTFERLIDMQRAHLYAKRRSVSREERSVLSLPDESAAELASRLVDVAADPQAGMVRDELRARVRAGLDRLSPDDREVLVLRHLEQLSVAETAAALGIKEGTVKVRALRALKRLREVLGEE; encoded by the coding sequence ATGCCTCGCACCAAAGAACCCGACACCGAAGAGCTGCCGGCGCGGGCCCGAAAAGGCGACGAACGTGCGGGCATGGAGGCGCTCGGGCGGCAGCGGGACCGCTTGAAAAACGTGCTCACGCTGCGGATGGATAAAAGGCTCAAGGCCAGGCTCGATCCGTTGGATGTCATTCAGGAGTCGATGATGGTCGAAGTGCCGTTCTATGTCTGGCTGCGGTCGCTCACGTTCGAGCGGCTGATCGACATGCAGCGGGCACACCTCTATGCCAAACGCCGCAGCGTGTCGCGCGAGGAGCGGAGCGTGCTGAGCTTGCCCGACGAGTCGGCGGCCGAACTGGCCAGCCGGCTGGTCGACGTGGCGGCCGACCCGCAAGCAGGGATGGTGCGCGACGAACTGCGGGCACGCGTACGGGCCGGCCTCGATCGGCTTTCGCCCGACGACCGCGAGGTGCTCGTGCTGCGGCACCTGGAGCAGCTTTCAGTGGCCGAGACGGCCGCCGCGCTGGGCATCAAGGAAGGGACGGTCAAGGTGAGGGCGCTGAGGGCGCTGAAGAGATTGAGGGAGGTGTTGGGGGAAGAGTGA
- a CDS encoding endonuclease/exonuclease/phosphatase family protein → MRKRLISIAAALVAALAWYANSKLPGGFWQHLPLGGGAGGTLAGAPPIERSGNTVRVASFNIQVFGEKKLANTQAADLLARVVRYFDVVAVQEIRDASDDLLPRFLELVNADGSHYDYVIGPRLGRTNSKEQYAFIYNAASVECDRQNVYTVDDPDDLLHREPLVAGFRVRGPPPDRAFTFTLIDIHTDPDEAQAELNVLDDVFRAVRDDGRGEDDIILLGDLNADDRHLGELGQVAYITWVISGVPTNTRGTHLYDNILFDSRTTVEYARHAGVFDLMHEFHLSLQQALAVSDHLPIWAEFALEEGGGAALAAGGRPENLR, encoded by the coding sequence GTGCGGAAACGATTGATCTCCATCGCGGCGGCGCTCGTGGCGGCGCTTGCCTGGTACGCCAACTCGAAGCTTCCCGGTGGGTTCTGGCAGCACCTGCCGCTGGGGGGCGGAGCCGGCGGCACGCTGGCCGGCGCGCCGCCGATCGAACGCAGCGGCAATACCGTCCGCGTGGCGTCGTTCAACATCCAGGTGTTCGGCGAAAAGAAGCTGGCCAACACCCAGGCGGCCGACCTGCTGGCCCGCGTGGTGCGCTATTTCGACGTCGTCGCCGTCCAGGAAATCCGCGACGCCAGCGATGACTTGCTGCCGCGGTTTTTGGAACTGGTGAATGCCGACGGCTCGCACTACGACTACGTCATCGGCCCGCGGCTGGGACGCACGAACAGCAAGGAGCAATACGCCTTCATCTACAACGCCGCCAGCGTCGAGTGCGACCGCCAGAACGTCTACACGGTGGACGACCCCGACGATCTGTTGCACCGCGAGCCACTGGTGGCCGGTTTTCGCGTGCGCGGGCCGCCGCCCGACCGTGCCTTCACGTTCACCCTGATCGACATCCACACCGACCCCGACGAGGCCCAGGCCGAGCTGAACGTGCTCGACGACGTGTTCCGGGCCGTGCGCGACGACGGCCGTGGAGAAGACGACATCATCCTGCTGGGCGATCTCAACGCCGACGACCGTCATCTGGGCGAACTGGGCCAAGTGGCTTACATCACTTGGGTGATTTCGGGCGTGCCCACCAACACGCGCGGCACGCACCTCTACGACAACATCTTGTTCGACTCGCGAACGACGGTCGAATACGCGCGGCATGCCGGCGTGTTCGACCTGATGCACGAGTTCCACCTTTCTCTGCAGCAGGCGCTGGCCGTCTCCGACCATCTGCCGATCTGGGCCGAATTCGCCCTGGAAGAGGGCGGCGGAGCGGCGCTGGCGGCCGGCGGTCGCCCGGAAAATCTTCGCTAA
- a CDS encoding colicin immunity domain-containing protein has product MEAAVAKYVQLIERFASGAINAETFESSYLKMFKNESARLPDAAFSVLNQLFADVDAFCPDPKLRGQSDLDEDALRSRSLDALRELTAVAGKRVPRC; this is encoded by the coding sequence ATGGAAGCGGCCGTTGCCAAATACGTTCAGTTAATCGAGCGATTCGCTTCAGGGGCAATCAACGCCGAGACATTCGAATCTTCGTACCTGAAAATGTTCAAGAACGAATCGGCCCGTCTGCCCGACGCGGCCTTCAGCGTGCTCAACCAGTTATTCGCGGATGTGGACGCTTTCTGCCCGGATCCGAAACTCCGCGGCCAATCGGACTTGGATGAAGATGCGTTGCGAAGCCGTTCGTTGGATGCCTTGCGCGAGCTGACGGCGGTCGCTGGGAAACGCGTCCCCCGATGTTGA
- a CDS encoding DUF4214 domain-containing protein: protein MATFTDPNGAGPLSGYSATIDWGDGSSASAGAITGPDPSGVFTVTGSHVYAEESASPETVNVVIRRAGLPDATATDSVTVTEAPINGTGAALTGTPGTAISAATVATFTHGDGSEPASGLSATIDWGDGQTSAGTVSESSGTYTVVGSHTNTSAGEFATKITAIEEGVSTVLNGNATVGPQATASAKYVAAVFLDVLGRAADAAGLQYWTQQIVGGMAISDVAQAIVHSAEYYENFVIKPDYLTLLGRAADAAGIQFWTSQLQNGLTDQGLEAGFIATDEFYKNAGGTDKDWIDAACQLLLGRMADTAGEGFWESELAAGQTRSQVATGIAGSTENNTQLINDDYMHYLGRAADAGGLAYWLAQFANGETNEDVIAGFTGSAEYYKEHTS from the coding sequence GTGGCCACCTTCACCGATCCTAATGGAGCGGGCCCGCTCAGCGGCTACTCGGCCACCATCGACTGGGGCGACGGCTCGAGTGCCTCGGCCGGCGCCATCACCGGCCCCGACCCCAGCGGCGTGTTCACCGTCACGGGCAGCCACGTCTATGCTGAAGAGAGCGCATCGCCCGAAACCGTGAACGTGGTAATTCGGCGCGCCGGCTTGCCCGACGCCACGGCCACCGACAGCGTTACCGTAACCGAAGCGCCGATCAACGGCACAGGCGCGGCACTCACCGGCACGCCGGGCACGGCAATCTCAGCGGCCACCGTGGCCACCTTCACGCACGGCGACGGCAGCGAACCGGCCTCCGGCCTCTCCGCCACGATCGACTGGGGCGACGGCCAGACCTCGGCCGGCACCGTGAGCGAATCGAGCGGTACCTACACCGTCGTCGGCTCGCACACCAACACCTCCGCCGGCGAATTCGCCACCAAGATCACCGCGATCGAAGAGGGCGTCTCGACAGTGCTCAACGGCAATGCGACCGTCGGTCCGCAAGCCACGGCCTCAGCGAAATACGTGGCCGCCGTGTTTCTCGACGTCTTGGGCCGCGCAGCGGACGCGGCCGGTTTGCAGTATTGGACCCAGCAGATCGTCGGCGGCATGGCGATCAGCGACGTCGCGCAGGCGATCGTCCACAGCGCCGAGTATTACGAGAACTTCGTCATCAAGCCCGACTATTTGACGCTCTTGGGCCGAGCGGCCGACGCGGCGGGCATCCAATTCTGGACCTCGCAATTGCAGAACGGACTGACCGACCAAGGGCTGGAGGCGGGTTTCATTGCCACCGACGAGTTCTACAAGAACGCCGGCGGCACCGATAAGGACTGGATCGACGCGGCCTGTCAGCTTCTCTTGGGTCGTATGGCTGACACGGCGGGCGAAGGTTTTTGGGAAAGCGAGTTGGCGGCCGGCCAGACGCGCTCGCAGGTGGCGACGGGCATCGCCGGCAGCACCGAGAACAACACACAGCTCATCAACGACGACTATATGCACTACCTGGGCCGAGCCGCCGACGCAGGCGGGCTCGCCTATTGGCTCGCGCAGTTCGCCAACGGCGAGACCAACGAAGACGTGATCGCCGGCTTCACCGGCTCGGCGGAGTACTACAAGGAACACACCAGTTGA